In a single window of the Atlantibacter hermannii genome:
- the ycjR gene encoding transient receptor potential locus: protein MKIATQNQAFFPQGILEKFSYIKKMGFDGFEIDGKLLVDNLAEVKAAIRETGLPVVTACGGYDGWIGDFIEERRLNGITQITRILEALAEVGGKGIIVPAAWGMFTYRLPPMTSPRSVQGDRIAVSDSLSRLDEVARRTGTIIFLEPLNRYQDHMINTLADARRYIDEGGYQNVRIIGDFYHMNIEEDDLSGALNTQRDLLGHVHIADNHRYQPGSGCIDFKKHFDTLRANNYDGWVVYECRVRADDPAAAYRQSLAFLRQC, encoded by the coding sequence ATGAAAATCGCAACGCAGAATCAGGCATTTTTTCCACAGGGTATTCTCGAAAAATTTAGTTATATCAAGAAAATGGGGTTTGACGGGTTTGAGATCGACGGCAAATTACTGGTTGATAATCTGGCCGAAGTGAAAGCGGCAATCAGGGAGACCGGGTTGCCCGTCGTTACTGCCTGCGGAGGATACGACGGCTGGATCGGCGATTTTATCGAAGAGCGCCGTCTCAATGGTATTACGCAAATCACCCGGATCCTTGAGGCGCTGGCAGAAGTGGGTGGCAAAGGCATCATCGTGCCCGCTGCCTGGGGGATGTTTACTTACCGCCTGCCGCCGATGACCTCACCGCGTAGTGTTCAGGGCGACCGGATCGCGGTGAGCGATTCCCTGTCGCGCCTGGATGAAGTGGCGCGCCGGACAGGCACCATTATTTTTCTTGAGCCGCTCAATCGCTATCAGGATCACATGATCAACACCCTTGCCGATGCGCGTCGTTATATCGACGAAGGCGGGTATCAAAATGTGCGCATTATCGGCGATTTCTACCATATGAATATTGAAGAGGACGATCTGAGCGGGGCGCTGAATACGCAGCGCGATCTCCTTGGACACGTACATATTGCCGATAATCATCGCTATCAACCCGGTAGCGGCTGCATCGATTTCAAAAAGCATTTTGATACCTTGCGCGCCAATAATTATGACGGGTGGGTGGTTTACGAGTGTCGCGTTCGCGCCGACGATCCTGCCGCCGCCTATCGCCAGTCCCTCGCTTTTTTACGTCAATGTTGA